A portion of the Psilocybe cubensis strain MGC-MH-2018 chromosome 10, whole genome shotgun sequence genome contains these proteins:
- a CDS encoding Transcription elongation factor SPT5: MSSYKCRRLDSLGNRTDINPFIDIEAAVSDDDESSEELDYKGGQLLNDNDEYSEDEERVAHSRLYHAMQNTDNADEWSDLLPMLLPSRMKIRPDNDIEPSSSQELIQKYGNPQPGGLGDNNYMPSATDIMYEIGCKVGRKEAVAFKIMQMSTNPTFPIILARSVFAQSSIPGRIYVEAPSMQHAHTLACLVRELNPTHLVRLSSERCMEILSHPPPSRPEDQSWVKVAGKRKAWTTYANATGLVFTFQGQKSVVLIPRPPDNIKKSHLDRIFQDGFIITDFDAIDLKYLSNVLPTSSELEQFRECPFVTTETLAQASKAISMTQLKRYDQVKIIGGEYLGLFGTVKSVSDAEVEVHIPSQGITQAVALHDLRAAFQIGDSVEVVEGDHKDLHGWVSDFDGRSVCIIAPEHEREVIVPIHTVIFYVPPAHATLRPRKRHSSKLGERDHNDVYIGLSVIVVGNNTFKGYYGIVKSTTPDGFADVELEARNQRVERIKISHLIIHNQEHINSAQDPGPSGGATPMPSTVASFLSPAWNPYSAIPVYSAVEIAELPSTVAHWLDTKYDKLKGLRLKVVDKSKGDHQVAMELLSLTDDTAHLALLGCTLTLPKSVLFPIHPVKKDDFVTPLEGDSMGIIFRIRSIDKDICVVYKYPVTRMKRGDTFPTFPTTSLIQIFPPSRGVKVNQGIEAVKKALDQFQLTEQRCLEVQAELRCYMDDIMRAYKSNEDLLFETQLEIARLRPNMPPKGSKKKKAVVNATVEGQEVEQGPSSVAENEPPQAPEADPNGRPIRSTRGLGGVNARQEKTSNIIFIDFEKAGKRKSRAANVDTSAMPENEMAPPLKKPRNGVTVVLHVGPPIQMQPRPTPSVAPWDVQQVQPSPRQSQGAPPPVQIQRAAQRNQEHSELDHAVQRPTAPIQRPAAPVQQPAHPVPRPVQHAAHPVPRPVQHAANPVQRYAAPAAENSVQYYDAPVQQPVHPVTQHAPVQQPVHPAAYNAHQEASISHQDEEEQQDYEGIEQEEDEEEEEGDSDGERRSEEASGDKCMQGIDEENIGDEEALQYVDGDEGYDDAGQDDEEPAAQLVDEVSDDEEERRARALLRQPSPHIVEVEDVLQEHRCRNRANKPPRPEALRKAAVSQGAVSQGLTRENNEASDDDEVLGEAHIAHKKSSTSSAREVSKHSVASFTGYWKDVLKIARKLMCLYVVEEVPFPTRENHLLVADGCVKMAVTVFERMNTDKVLPDKKKTLLDRNTAVTAFVYASTFRGRLKTMIRPLVKNAYGLEVPSEVIAANPNMFENQMGEIEYIKDRVAYWLLNGKYHRGVAKTRYHDVPFGHPFVKKICLDFFYHPTKGVAVPIKGLETKTDFFKTLLPHKAFALVASCIHNCLEEWRDEIDPARGGPCSGIEFKGEEYSLRYDACMLVAAEAEKDTLNQGPCLARLCREVAEEGCAIMRPTKNPPNPYRMTLHSIPQEELDYGPEG; this comes from the exons ATGTCTAGTTATAAATGCAGACGACTTGACAGCCTAGGCAACCGCACA GACATTAATCCCTTCATAGACATTGAAGCAGCGgtttccgatgatgatgaaagttcggaagagcttgatTATAAAGGGGGCCAACTAC TGAATGATAACGATGAATActctgaggatgaggaacgtGTTGCACACTCTCGGCTATATCATGCCATGCAAAATACAGATAACGCTGATGAATGGAGCGATTTGTTGCCCATGCTTCTGCCTTCACGCATGAAAATTCGTCCTGACAATGATATAGAGCCATCTAGTTCACAAGAACTTATACAGAAATATGGCAATCCCCAACCAGGAGGACTTGGTGATAATAATTATATGCCTTCCGCGACTGATATCATGTATGAAATAGGTTGCAAG GTTGGACGCAAAGAGGCCGTCGCTTTCAAAATTATGCAGATGTCAACGAACCCTACATTTCCCATCATCCTTGCCCGGTCTGTCTTCGCTCAATCCTCAATTCCTGGGAGAATCTACGTCGAGGCGCCATCAATGCAACATGCGCATACGTTAGCCTGCCTCGTTAGAGAGCTTAATCCGACACATTTAGTTAGGCTATCCTCGGAGAGATGTATGGAGATCCTATCTCATCCCCCACCCTCACGCCCTGAAGACCAATCGTGGGTcaaggttgctggaaagcGTAAGGCTTGGACAACCTACGCAAATGCTACCGGCCTTGTGTTCACATTCCAGGGTCAGAAAAGTGTTGTTCTTATCCCCAGACCTCCggacaacatcaagaaatcgCACCTCGACAGGATATTCCAGGATGGATTTATTATCACGGATTTCGACGCCATCGATctcaaatatctttccaatgTCCTCCCAACATCGTCCGAGTTGGAGCAATTTCGCGAGTGTCCATTTGTAACGACGGAGACCTTAGCGCAAGCCTCGAAAGCCATCTCCATGACTCAACTGAAACGATATGATCAAGTCAAAATTATTGGTGGAGAATACTTAGGTCTTTTTGGAACGGTCAAGAGTGTTTCTGACGCTGAGGTGGAAGTGCACATCCCCTCCCAAGGTATAACACAAGCAGTTGCACTACACGATCTACGTGCAGCTTTCCAGATAGGCGATAGTgttgaagtcgttgaagggGATCACAAAGATCTCCATGGATGGGTGTCAGACTTTGATGGAAGATCTGTTTGTATTATCGCCCCAGAGCACGAACGCGAA GTCATTGTGCCCATCCACACAGTCATATTCTACGTCCCCCCTGCCCATGCTACTCTTCGCCCGCGAAAGCGTCATTCGTCAAAGCTTGGAGAAAGAGACCACAACGACGTCTATATAGGTTTGAGtgtcatcgttgtcgggaATAATACATTCAAGGGGTACTATGGCATCGTTAAAAGCACTACCCCCGACGGCTTTGCAGACGTTGAGCTGGAAGCTCGTAACCAGAGGGTGGAACGTATTAAAATATCACATTTAATTATACA CAACCAAGAACATATAAATTCCGCTCAAGACCCCGGGCCTTCTGGTGGAGCAACTCCAATGCCGTCCACAGTAGCAAGTTTTCTGTCTCCTGCATGGAATCCGTATTCAGCAATACCTGTATACTCGGCGGTGGAAATCGCAGAACTACCCTCAACCGTCGCTCACTGGCTAGATACGAAATACGATAAGCTGAAAGGATTACGATTAAAAGTCGTAGACAAATCCAAGGGCGACCATCAAGTGGCGATGGAACTTCTCAGCCTTACCGACGATACTGCCCACCTAGCATTACTGGGATGTACACTGACATTACCGAAATCAGTGttgtttccaattcatcCTGTAAAAAAGGACGACTTCGTTACACCGCTTGAGGGCGATTCAATGGGGATTATATTCAGGATACGATCAATAGACAAGGATATTTGCGTTGTATATAAATATCCCGTTACTCGTATGAAACGCGGTGATACATTCCCAACTTTTCCGACAACATCTTTGATTCAAATCTTCCCCCCGTCCCGTGGTGTCAAAGTT AATCAAGGCATAGAGGCCGTTAAAAAGGCTCTTGACCAATTTCAACTCACTGAACAGAGGTGTCTAGAAGTTCAGGCAGAGCTACGTTGTTATATGGACGACATTATGCGAGCATATAAATCCAATGAAGATCTTCTGTTTGAAACCCAGCTCGAAATCGCCCGTCTACGG CCCAATATGCCACCTAAAGgatccaaaaagaaaaaggcggtTGTCAATGCCACGGTTGAAG GACAAGAGGTTGAACAGGGTCCGAGCTCCGTGGCAGAAAACGAGCCACCTCAGGCTCCTGAAGCAG ACCCCAATGGCCGTCCTATCCGAAGCACCCGTGGTCTTGGTGGAGTAAATGCTCGGCAGGAGAAAACATCTAACatcatttttattgactttgagaaggctgggaagaggaagtcaagGGCCGCCAATGTGGATACTAGCGCCATGCCTGAAAATGAGATGGCGCCTCCCTTGAAGAAACCTCGCAATGGG GTTACCGTTGTGTTGCATGTAGGTCCCCctattcaaatgcaaccaAGGCCAACGCCTTCAGTTGCTCCTTGGGATGTCCAACAAGTCCAACCAAGCCCACGACAATCTCAGGGTGCCCCCCCTCCTGTCCAGATCCAACGTGCAGCTCAGAGAAATCAGGAGCACTCAGAGCTTGATCATGCTGTCCAAAGACCCACTGCCCCCATCCAGCGCCCCGCTGCTCCGGTACAACAGCCAGCACATCCTGTCCCGCGCCCCGTACAACATGCAGCACATCCTGTCCCGCGCCCTGTACAACACGCAGCAAATCCTGTTCAGCGTTACGCTGCCCCTGCGGCAGAGAATTCTGTCCAATACTACGATGCCCCCGTACAACAACCAGTGCATCCTGTAACACAACATGCCCCCGTACAACAGCCAGTGCATCCAGCAGCCTATAACGCCCACCAAGAGGCTAGCATCAGCCatcaagacgaggaggagcaacAAGATTACGAAGGCAtagagcaggaggaagatgaggaggaggaagagggggatAGTGACGGTGAAAGGCGATCTGAGGAAGCATCAGGGGACAAATGCATGCAAGGAATTGATGAAGAGAAtattggggatgaagaagctctCCAATATGTCGACGGTGATGAAGGTTACGACGACGCGGgtcaagatgatgaagagcctGCTGCCCAGC TGGTTGATGAagtttccgatgatgaagaggagaggagagcaaGGGCATTGCTCCGCCAGCCTTCTCCCCAT ATTGTGGAAGTAGAGgatgttcttcaagaacaccGTTGTCGTAATCGGGCGAACAAGCCACCTCGCCCTGAGGCATTGCGCAAGGCGGCTGTTTCGCAAGGAGCCGTATCCCAAGGTTTGACAAGGGAGAACAACGAAGCatctgacgatgatgaggtgcTTGGTGAGGCACACATCGCTCATAAGAAGTCCAGTACTTCTTCTGCTAGGGAAGTATCCAAGCATTCAGTTGCATCCTTTACTGGTTACTGGAAAGATGTGCTCAAAATTGCACGCAAACTGATGTGCCTGTATGTAGTAGAGGAGGTCCCCTTTCCCACTCGGGAAAATCACTTATTAGTCGCCGATGGATGTGTGAAGATGGCAGTAACCGTGTTTGAAAGAATGAACACGGATAAAGTGTTGCCTGATA agaaaaaaacgctCCTAGACAGGAATACCGCCGTAACG GCATTTGTCTACGCGTCAACCTTCCGGGGAAgactgaagacgatgatcagaCCCCTGGTCAAAAATGCGTATGGCCTCGAAGTCCCGTCGGAGGTCATCGCCGCGAACCCCAATATGTTTGAAAATCAGATGGGGGAGATCGAATACATCAAGGACAGGGTAGCATATTGGCTACTCAATGGTAAATACCACCGGGGTGTTGCCAAAACCCGA TATCACGATGTCCCATTTGGACATCCTtttgtgaagaagatctGTCTGGACTTCTTCTACCATCCTACAAAAGGGGTTGCAGTCCCCATCAAAGGTCTGGAGACAAAGacggatttcttcaagacattGCTTCCCCACAAAGCATTTGCGCTTGTGGCCAGTTGT ATCCACAACTGTCTTGAGGAGTGGAGGGATGAGATTGACCCTGCAAGAGGTGGTCCGTGTTCGGGTATTGAATTCAAGGGAGAGGAGTACTCCCTGAGGTATGATGCCTGCATGTTGGTtgcagcagaggcagagaaggatACCTTGAACCAAGGTCCTTGCTTGGCTCGCTTATGTAGGGAAGTGGCTGAGGAAGGATG TGCTATTATGAGGCCTACGAAGAACCCCCCCAACCCTTATAGGATGACTCTCCATTCTATCCCACAGGAGGAACTAGATTACGGTCCAGAAGGGTAG